The genomic region GAAGTCGCTTGCCGTCCAAGTGATCCCGACGATAGGTCGGTCGAGCATCGCCTCGGAGTAGCCCATCGACGAGGCGAAGGCCGTGCGCAGGAATCGGGCAAATCCCTTGTCGCCGTAATCGGTCAGTCCGTCACTGAGTCCCATGTCCCCGCTCCTAGACGATGAAGCGCAGGTCGGTGAGCGACTTGGCCAGCCGCAGGAAGTCCGCCGGCCGGCCGACCGTCTCGACGGCCACCAGCGCCCCGGCCAGGTAGCGCTCGACGGTCAACTCCTCGCCGGTGGCCGCGACGACGTCGTGCGTCTCCAGATCGGGGGGCAGCCAACCGGCCTGTTGCAGCCGGATGCCGGCCTGCTCGGTCCAGAACGTCGGAACGGACGTGGACACCTCGGGTTGGCCGAGCAGGCTGGTCACTACCGCCTTGGCCTGGTTAACGGCATTGTGCACCGATTCGATGCGCGCCTCGAGCCCGCCGGGGGTACGAAACGACGCGACGTCGCCTGCGGCGTAGACGTCCGTCAGCGATGTGCGTCCGGCCTGGTCGACGAACACGCCGCGGCCGCACTCTGCACCGTCGGCGGCGGCGAGCTCGACATTGGGCACCGCGCCGGTCGCGAAAACCACCATGTCGACGGTCAGCCGCGACCCATCCCGCAGGCCGACCACCACAGCGTCCGGATTCTCGGTCAGTTCGGTCACCAGGCAGTTGACGTGCACCCGCAGTCCCCGTCCGCGGTGCCTTTCCAAAAGCCACTTGGCGGTGAACGGTGACGTCTTGCCGGGCAGCAGGCTGGTACCCGCCTCGACCACCGTCACGTCAAGGCCAAGTGTGAGCAGTGAGCTGGCGATCTCGAGTCCGAGGTATCCGCCGCCGACGATCAGGCAGGATCTTGCCCCCGCGTGCACGGCGGTGCGCAGTCGCAGCGCATCCCCGAAGGTGCGCACGGCATGGATCCTGTGCCTGCTCGGCCACGGCGGTGGCACCGCTCGGGCGCCGGTTGCCAGCACGCAGTTGGTGTAGCGCACCACGCTGCCGTCGTCGAAGGTGACGCGGTGGCCACACGAGTCCAGGTGCACGGCCCGGCGGCCATGGTCGATGTCGACCCGTAGATCGGCGTACACCTGCGGCGCCCGCAGCGACAACCGCTCGATTTGCAGTCCCGTCGCCAGCGCAGCCTTGGACAGCGGCGGGCGCTCGTAGGGCGGTAACGTCTCGTCGCCCACCAGCCTGATGGCTCCGTCGTGGCCACCGCGGCGCAGGCCGGACACCACCTCGGCACCCGCCTGGCCCGCGCCGATCACCAGGACGTCGGTGACGGTCTCGGCGCCGCGCGACACGTCGACCGATGGCGTGGGCGACGTCGGCAAGGTCACGAGCTCGTCCCCAGTCCGCCCACACACACGTACTTGACCGACAAATACTCATCGAGGCCCAGATGGGATCCCTCGCGGCCGTACCCGGAGTCCTTGATCCCGCCGAACGGGGCCACCTCGGTGGCAACCAGGCTCTCGTTGATCCCGACCATCCCGAACTCAAGTGCTTCGCTGACGGCAATGGCCCGGGCGAGGTCGCGGGTGTAGAAGTACGCCGCCAGTCCATACGGGGTGGCGTTGGCCCGCTCAACGACTTCATCGACGGTGTCGAATATCGACACCGGAGCGATCGGGCCGAAGATCTCCCCGCGCGTGATCGTGGCGGTGTCCGTGACATCGGTCAGGATCGTGGGCTCGAAGAACAGTCCACCCTTTCGGTGCCCTCCGAGGACCAGCTTCGCGCCGTCGGCCTCGGCCTGTTCGACCAGCAGTTCCATGGCGCTGAGCGCCTGGTCGTTGATCAGTGGACCGATATCGGTCGACTCGTCGTCGCCGTGCCCCACCCGCAAGTCGGCGGCCGCCGCGGCGAACGCGCGCAGGAAGTCGTCGGCCACGGCGCGGGCGACGTAGATCCGGTTGGCGGCCACGCACGTCTGACCACAGTTGCGGAATTTGCCCGCGATTGCGCCGCGCACCGCGAGTTCCAAATCGGCGTCGTCGAAGACGATCAGAGGCGCATTGCCGCCGAGTTCCAGCGACAGGCGCTTGAGTGTTTGCGCCGAGTCTCGGGCGAGCAGTTTGCCGACCTCGGTGGATCCGGTGAACGAGATCTTTCTGACATCCGCGCTTGCGGTGAGCACCTTGCCCAGGCGCGGGCCCGGTCCGGTGACGACATTGAACACACCGGGCGGAATGCCGACCTTGGCGCCGAGTTCGGCGAGCGCGAGCGCGGTGAGCGGTGTCTCCTCGGCGGGCTTGACCACCACAGTGCAACCGGCGGCCAGCGCGGCCGCCGCCTTGCGGGTGATCATCGCTGCCGGGAAATTCCACGGCGTGATGATCGCGACGACGCCGACGGGTTCACGTAGCACCAGCAGCCGGCGGTCACCGGTGTTGGCGGGAATGGTGTCACCGTATGCGCGGCGCCCCTCCTCGGCGAACCACTCCAGATACGATGCGGCCTGCCCTATCTCGGCGCGTGCCTCCCGCAGCGGCTTGCCCTGCTCGCGGGTCAACACGGCGGCCAGCTCCTCGGTGTGCGCGATGACCTCGTCGAACCACGCACGCAGCAGGCGGCACCGCTCGCGAGCCGGGCGGGCCCGCCATTCCTGCTGGGCGGTGCGCGCAGCCGCGATCGCAGCCGTCACGTCGACCTCGGACATCGCAGGCACGTGCGCGATCGTCGCGCCGGTGGCCGGGTTCGTCACGGGTGTGGTGGCGCCATCGGCGGCGTCGACCCACTGGCCGCCGACGTAAGCCTGCCACCAGTCCTGCTCCAGAAGACGCAGTGAATCTGTCTGCACCGAAACCCCTTTCGGTCTGGGGCGGAACACCGCCTAGTGCCCCTACGATGCTAGGAGCGGACGCGGTCCGTCCCGATGGGCAGACGTACGAGGATCGAGCAGACTCCTGTCCCCGTGCACTAACGGGCGGCAGCGCCCCTGCGATCGTGCTCGATGTCCAGCGCCAGAATTGCCAGGTAGAGGTTGACCAGGTCGGGGAATGAGGCGAGGTCCCGGTCGGTCAGTTTCTCGATCAGCTGCATGCGATAGCGAAAGGTATTGCGGTGGACGTACATGGCCTCGGAGGCCGGTGACACCTGGCAGTCGTGCTCGACGAACGCCCGCAGTGTCTCGACCAGACAGGAGTCGTGCTCCCGGTCGTACTCAAGTAGCGGGCGCAGCATCTCCTCGCCGAGTGACCCCAACGGCACCTTGAGGTTGGCAAGCAGCAGCCGCGACATGCTGACCGGCGCGGGTTGGTTGACACCCGGACCGTGGCTCATCGCCTCTTGCGCCTCGTACCACGACATACGCAGCCCGGTGACGCCCGGATGTACGCCGCCGACACCGATGGTGAGCTGACCAAGCCCGCCGAGGTGCTCTCGCATCCCGCAGGCCAG from Mycolicibacterium sp. YH-1 harbors:
- a CDS encoding NAD(P)/FAD-dependent oxidoreductase codes for the protein MTLPTSPTPSVDVSRGAETVTDVLVIGAGQAGAEVVSGLRRGGHDGAIRLVGDETLPPYERPPLSKAALATGLQIERLSLRAPQVYADLRVDIDHGRRAVHLDSCGHRVTFDDGSVVRYTNCVLATGARAVPPPWPSRHRIHAVRTFGDALRLRTAVHAGARSCLIVGGGYLGLEIASSLLTLGLDVTVVEAGTSLLPGKTSPFTAKWLLERHRGRGLRVHVNCLVTELTENPDAVVVGLRDGSRLTVDMVVFATGAVPNVELAAADGAECGRGVFVDQAGRTSLTDVYAAGDVASFRTPGGLEARIESVHNAVNQAKAVVTSLLGQPEVSTSVPTFWTEQAGIRLQQAGWLPPDLETHDVVAATGEELTVERYLAGALVAVETVGRPADFLRLAKSLTDLRFIV
- a CDS encoding NAD-dependent succinate-semialdehyde dehydrogenase, whose protein sequence is MQTDSLRLLEQDWWQAYVGGQWVDAADGATTPVTNPATGATIAHVPAMSEVDVTAAIAAARTAQQEWRARPARERCRLLRAWFDEVIAHTEELAAVLTREQGKPLREARAEIGQAASYLEWFAEEGRRAYGDTIPANTGDRRLLVLREPVGVVAIITPWNFPAAMITRKAAAALAAGCTVVVKPAEETPLTALALAELGAKVGIPPGVFNVVTGPGPRLGKVLTASADVRKISFTGSTEVGKLLARDSAQTLKRLSLELGGNAPLIVFDDADLELAVRGAIAGKFRNCGQTCVAANRIYVARAVADDFLRAFAAAAADLRVGHGDDESTDIGPLINDQALSAMELLVEQAEADGAKLVLGGHRKGGLFFEPTILTDVTDTATITRGEIFGPIAPVSIFDTVDEVVERANATPYGLAAYFYTRDLARAIAVSEALEFGMVGINESLVATEVAPFGGIKDSGYGREGSHLGLDEYLSVKYVCVGGLGTSS